Proteins encoded by one window of Conger conger chromosome 1, fConCon1.1, whole genome shotgun sequence:
- the si:ch73-204p21.2 gene encoding uncharacterized protein si:ch73-204p21.2 produces the protein MAPVGMQVLGWAAVSSLSPEFILASLIGLIALIKLLAVCTECNRSGFDVEERTQVKRSPSTLIRVVQMEDVAMSRENPSFEYTTKDEQGPSPTIENGSLHMSVRSGDVWYTPWRSHTINHQDHPGGILNHEPNPAGSISESPANNRPGIPTPSGAATIPYRGEVNARPPVPQRISSLPAEHPTEHVQPLWHSEKQEVNGVFPEGSALSLHQQRIKAPHTYESLEDMEAAITEETESSGYHTVEELNASTPHASDHSDVLSVPTACKGVEDGMMGMGLNGMYAQVSKRYKDPTQPLTVWGEPVPLPQLPLEEEEEPAPPVPYRNL, from the exons ATGGCTCCAGTCGGGATGCAGGTGCTGGGCTGGGCGGCCGTGAGCTCACTATCCCCGGAGTTCATCCTCGCATCCCTGATCGGTCTCATCGCGCTCATAAAACTCCTTGCCGTCTGCACAGAGTGCAACAG AAGTGGTTTTGATGTGGAAGAGCGCACTCAAGTAAAGAGATCCCCATCGACTCTGATACGGGTG GTTCAAATGGAGGATGTGGCAATGTCCAGAGAGAATCCCAGTTTTGAATACACAACAAAAGATGAACAAG GTCCCAGTCCCACAATCGAGAATGGATCCCTTCACATGTCTGTTAGATCTGGGGACGTGTGGTACACACCATGGAGAAGCCATACAATTAATCACCAAG ATCACCCGGGTGGCATACTCAATCATGAGCCGAACCCAGCAGGCTCCATTTCGGAATCTCCGGCCAACAATCGTCCCGGAATTCCAACACCCTCTGGAGCGGCAACCATCCCATATCGGGGGGAGGTGAACGCCCGCCCACCAGTCCCTCAACGGATTTCAAGTCTCCCGGCAGAACACCCGACGGAGCACGTCCAGCCCCTCTGGCACTcagagaaacaggaagtcaaCGGAGTCTTTCCGGAAGGTTCTGCCCTTTCCCTGCATCAGCAGCGGATCAAAGCCCCGCACACCTACGAGAGCCTGGAAGACATGGAGGCCGCCATCACCGAGGAGACGGAAAGTTCCGGCTACCACACTGTGGAAGAGCTCAACGCTTCAACGCCTCATGCGTCCGACCACTCAGATGTGCTGTCTGTTCCCACCGCATGTAAGGGGGTGGAGGATGGAATGATGGGCATGGGACTGAATGGTATGTATGCCCAGGTGAGCAAGAGATACAAGGACCCCACCCAGCCACTGACAGTCTGGGGAGAGCCTGTTCCACTGCCCCAACTACcgctggaggaagaggaggagcctgCTCCACCAGTCCCATACAGGAACTTGTAG